CATTGCTACAATTTGTTTCATGCGTTTTGCCATCTCAATTTGCACGTCTCGATCGCCACCTACTTCGTGGATGACATATCGGTCATAGCCAATATCCCGCAATCCTTTCATGACTTCTGCCCAATCCGTATCCCCATCCATCAGTGGCACGAAATTGCGTTGCTGGCGAACAAAGTCCTTAAAATGTACCCGTTTAATGCGGTATTGGAGGCCGCGAATCCAGTGCTCTGGATAGCCGTAAAACATCATATTGGCTGTATCGAGATAAATTCCGACCCAATCGTTGCCCACGGCATCGACAAACTCGCGCGCTTCTTTTGGGTTGAGTAAGAACTTATTCCACACATTCTCTATGCCAACAGCAACGCCTTTTTCCTCGGCATAAGGCGCGATCTCTTTCATCGAGACCAGAAAATCATCCCATGCGTCTTCATAGGTACCATCAACCGGGAGTTGACCAGGATGGAGTAAGACCGCGTCGGTCTCGACCAGATGCGCCACGTCAATGGCGCGGCGCAAGCTCTTCATGCCGGCTTCGCGCTCTGTCGGGTCTCGGCTGAGGAAGTTGCCCCGGTCATCATATCTGGCAATCGCACTGCTGATTTCAATGCCCGCATTGTCACACCGAGTTTTGACACCGCGGACCTCGTCGTCACTCATATCTACATTTGGATCGCCTTCTGGTGAAAATACCAGTTCGAGTGCTTCGTAACCCGCATCGCGGCACAATTGCAATGTTTCATCCAGCGTCAACTTACCCAGGATAATTTGCGTTACACCTATTTTCATCGCGTGTCTCCACTAGATTGGGTTGTGTGTTTCGGGGGTATTTGCGCCTCTGTTTTGCAACTCTTCGGCGATTTCTTCCATCAGAACAGCCAGTTCAAGAACATTTTCGCTCGTGACTGAGCCAAGAAATGCACCTGTGTCTCGATCTGTGATTGGGATTACGGACAACGAATGATCCGTCATGCGCTTGAGCACGTCTTCAATTGGCTCATCGGGCTGAGCCTGCGGCAAATCTGTGCGCAACACAGTGCTCAGGCTCAGGTTTGCCCGCAAACGCGAGGACATTGCCTGCAGGCGGGGAAGCGAGACGATCCCTGCAATCTCGCCGCGATCAACCACGAGATAATCCCGTTGATTTGGCACGGGCCAATCATTAATAAAATCCTCTGCTGAGAGCGTAGAATTGGGATATGTGCGCGTGCTGTCCATGACGTGGTTGACGGTAATATCCTGCATTGCGCGGCGGGCAAAAGAAAGCGGTACAGATTTCGGTAGCTTAGGTTGGTGCGTTTTCTTGGCTTTGTTGATCGCCAAGTTGATTGCTTGCGGCATCAGCATAATATAGCCGAACATCATGAGCACGAATAGCGAAAAGACATCCTTGCCGATTACGCCGTTCTCGAAGAGGACGAGGAGGAGGGCGATTTCCGCCACGCCCTTTGCCATTAGTCCCGTGGCCTGGGCAAAGGGATTGTCCAGACGCGCCATATAGGTACCGATAACGGCACCAGCGAATTTGCCCAGAGACGGGAACACGACCAATGTCGCGATGGTCGCGATTGGCAAGGTCAGAAAAGAAAGATTCAGGTGCAAACCGGCCGAAGCGAAAAAGAGCGGGACAAACAAGCCCTCTGCCGCGCTTCGCAAACCGGGCAGGACGTCTTCGTGGACCTGACGGGGCATACTCGACAGGGCCGTGCCGAAAAGCAGCGCGCCAATGGAGCCGTGCAGGTGGAGATGTTCGGCACCCACTACCATCAGGAAAAGGCCGCCGATCAGCAGCCCAAACGACAGTTCAGGTACATTTAAGACCTTCTGCAAGAAGACAATCGCATGGGGCAGTAGTCGCGCCGATATGAACCAGGCCACCACTGCAAAACTCGCCATTTGGATCAGCAGCAAGAGTACGCTGGCAACACTCAGTTCGTATTCGTGCGCGCCAATTTTGCTGATGGAGAACCCGACCACGAGGAGGGCGATCAATTCGGCGATGATGACTGTGGTGAATATCTCGAGGCCGATGGGTTCTTTGAAATGTCCTTTGTCGGCGAACACCTTTGCCACAAGCCCCAGGCTGGACAGCGAGAGAATGCCAGCCAGCGCCAGTGCCTCTGTGAAATTGAGGTTGAGGGCAAAGCTGATGTTGAAAAGGTTTGATGTGAACACCAAAGCGACGATGAGTGAGATGAGCACCGACACGGTGGCTGCGACAAAGAACCGTCCGCGAATCGTTGCCACAAAGCTGGGGATGTCGATTTCATCGAGGCCGACCAAAAAGAAGAAGACGAAGATGCCGATGCCCAAGAACGTCTGGAGTTCTGGCGTTGGTTCGACGATATTTGTGATGGGGCCGAGCAAGGTGCCCGTGATTGTATAGGCGACGATTGAATTTAAGCCAAAACGGTTAAACAGACCCTCGAAAATCTTACCTACGACGATAAGCAGACCAAGGGGTAGTAAAGCGTCAATCATAGGTAGGGTCTCATCAATTGTTGGATATTTAACCAGCCAGGGTAGGATGGTGAATTATACGCGTATTTGATATGAAAAATAAATCGCCTATTAAAAAAAGCAAGCCTTTCTCACGCCCTTTGCCCAGCGTTTATATAATGCTTGACAAGGTGCGGTTTTTTCCCTATCACATCGCTTTGTTCATGCTGTTCGCAAACCGTCATCACATACAACACAATAACTCTGGAGATTGCGCTATGAGGCACACATGTATTCTATTTGGCCTGATATTTCTCGTTGTGGGCTGTAAACCCGCTGAGTCGCCGACACCTGTGGAGCGCGCTATAACAATATGGTGGGCGCAGTGGGATCCCGCGGATGGGCTTCAGGAATTGGGCAATAAATTCGAACAGGAAACGGGTATTGCCGTTAAAGTCCACCAGATTCCCTGGCCGTCTTATCAGGATCAGGTTTTTCTCAATTTTGGAAATAATAAAACGGATTTTGATATTGTGATTGGCGATAGTCAGTGGATTGGTAGAGGCGCGACGCGCGGTCTTTACGTCGATCTGACCGACTGGTTGCCCACGGCAATTGATATAGACAAAATTCATCCCCGCGCCGCGCGTTATTTGTGTGAATATCCGCCCGGTGGTGGCAAATTCTACGCCGCGCCCTGCGAGACCGATGCCATCGGATTTGTCTATCGCAAGGACTGGTTTGAAGACCCTGCCGAGCAAGCGGCATTCAAACAGAAATACGGGCGCGACCTGACGATCCCCGACAATTGGGATGAATTCCGCGATCTGGCTGAATTTTTCCATCGTCCAGATCAAAAACAATACGGCTGTGCTTTGCTCACCGGCCGAGGGTATGATTCGATGACGATGGGCTTTCAGATGTTTATGTGGGGTTTTGGAGGCTCGTGGGGTGAGTTTGGCGAATTTGCGGTGAATGGGTATGTCAATAAACCGGAAGTGGCAGAAGCCCTTGCGTATCTGAAGGAGTTGTTACAATACGGTCCCAATGGCGCGACCAATTTCGACTATGGCAAAACCTTCGAGGCCTTTATCAATGGTTCGACGGCTATGAGCATGAATTATTTCGCCTTTTATCCCGGTATTGTGAAACAGATGGGGGACAAGGCGGGGTTTTTCATGGTGCCCAAAGCCGGCGACAAGCGCGTGGTGAGTCTGGGGGGACAGGGGTTCAGTATTTCGACCAAAACATCCCCAGAGCAACAAGAACTGGCCAGGCAATTCATCGCGTGGTTCTTACAAACCGATATTCAAAAAGAATGGATTACCAAAGACGCCGGATTTACAGCCAATACGGATATTCTCAATAGTGAAGAATTTCGAAACGCATCTCCGTACAACCGCGCTTTTGCAGAATCGCTCGATTATCTCCAGGACTTTTGGAATGCGCCTGTTTACAACGAGTTGCTCGCGGTTTCACAGCGCTATTTGGGCGAGGCGATTGACGGGGTTACGCCCGCGCAGGAAGCCCTTGACAAAATCGCTGCCGAACACGAGCAGATTTTCAAAGATGCCGGTTTGTTGAAGTAATCATAACTCAAATAAGAAAGTGCAATATATGTCATCTTTCAAAACGCCTGAAGACATCAAAGTGGGTGTTATCGGCTACGGCGGCGCATTTAACATGGGTCGCCAGCATCTCACGTTTATGAAACAGGCGGGTATGACGCCTGTTGCGGTTGCAGAACTCGACGAAACGCGCTTGAAAGTCGCACGAGAAGAATTTCCCGGTATCGAGACTTATACATCTGTGTCTGATATGCTGGACAAATCCGATGTCAATCTCGTCGTGATCATCACCCCGCACAATACGCATGCCGAACTGGCATTGCAATGCCTGCGCGCGGGGCGCCACGTTATCAGCGAAAAACCGCTGGCGATTACGACTGAGGAATGCGATGCGATGATCCGCGAAGCCGCAAAGCAAGACCTTCTTCTTTCTACCTATCACAACCGCCATTGGGATGGGTGTATCCTGGAAGCCCTTGAACAAATTCACCAGCGCAAGGTTATTGGCGAGGTCTATCGCATTGAAGCCCACATGGGGGGATACAATCGGCCGGGCGATTGGTGGCGCAGTAGTAAGAGTATTTCCGGGGGTATCCTCTACGATTGGGGTGTGCACCTTCTCGAATATTCGCTTCAGATTTTGCAATCGGATATTGTGGAGGTCACCGGATTCGCACACACCGGTTTCTGGGCTGATGAGACCCCCTGGCAGGCGGATACCAATGAAGACGAGGCCACGGCTATTGTGCGTTTCAAAAACGGGACATGGATCAATCTCACGATGTCGAGTATCGCATCTGCGCCCCGCAAGGGCTGGCTCGAGATTACCGGTACGGCCGGTACTTATATTTTGGATGGTGGGACGTACGAAATTTTGCAGATAAAAGATGGGGAAAAGGTCGTTTCCTCTGGCAAAAATCCCGGGCATCAATACGATAAATACTACGATAATATTGCCGCGCATCTCTCGACGGGTGAAGACTTGATCATCACGCCCGAATGGTCCCGTCGCCCCATTCACATCCTGGACCTTGCTTGCAAAAGCGCGGCGGTAGGACAGACGCTCAAGGCGAAGTACGCATAGTGCAGGTGTTGCGAAAGAAAGCGGCCAATGTCTCTCGACACAGGCCGCTTTCTTTTTTAGTTTTTTGGACTAAATGCCAATCCGCTTTGGAAAGACTGTCACCCCCCAATTCACGTACCGATCTCGCTCCTCAGGTGTCTCGGCACTCATGCCTACTTTTACCTGTGTGTCTTTTACCTGGTCGAGCACATGTTTTACGCAGGCTTCCACCGTCCGATATGGAAATTGGGGGT
The Gemmatimonadota bacterium genome window above contains:
- a CDS encoding cation:proton antiporter encodes the protein MIDALLPLGLLIVVGKIFEGLFNRFGLNSIVAYTITGTLLGPITNIVEPTPELQTFLGIGIFVFFFLVGLDEIDIPSFVATIRGRFFVAATVSVLISLIVALVFTSNLFNISFALNLNFTEALALAGILSLSSLGLVAKVFADKGHFKEPIGLEIFTTVIIAELIALLVVGFSISKIGAHEYELSVASVLLLLIQMASFAVVAWFISARLLPHAIVFLQKVLNVPELSFGLLIGGLFLMVVGAEHLHLHGSIGALLFGTALSSMPRQVHEDVLPGLRSAAEGLFVPLFFASAGLHLNLSFLTLPIATIATLVVFPSLGKFAGAVIGTYMARLDNPFAQATGLMAKGVAEIALLLVLFENGVIGKDVFSLFVLMMFGYIMLMPQAINLAINKAKKTHQPKLPKSVPLSFARRAMQDITVNHVMDSTRTYPNSTLSAEDFINDWPVPNQRDYLVVDRGEIAGIVSLPRLQAMSSRLRANLSLSTVLRTDLPQAQPDEPIEDVLKRMTDHSLSVIPITDRDTGAFLGSVTSENVLELAVLMEEIAEELQNRGANTPETHNPI
- a CDS encoding sugar ABC transporter substrate-binding protein; the encoded protein is MRHTCILFGLIFLVVGCKPAESPTPVERAITIWWAQWDPADGLQELGNKFEQETGIAVKVHQIPWPSYQDQVFLNFGNNKTDFDIVIGDSQWIGRGATRGLYVDLTDWLPTAIDIDKIHPRAARYLCEYPPGGGKFYAAPCETDAIGFVYRKDWFEDPAEQAAFKQKYGRDLTIPDNWDEFRDLAEFFHRPDQKQYGCALLTGRGYDSMTMGFQMFMWGFGGSWGEFGEFAVNGYVNKPEVAEALAYLKELLQYGPNGATNFDYGKTFEAFINGSTAMSMNYFAFYPGIVKQMGDKAGFFMVPKAGDKRVVSLGGQGFSISTKTSPEQQELARQFIAWFLQTDIQKEWITKDAGFTANTDILNSEEFRNASPYNRAFAESLDYLQDFWNAPVYNELLAVSQRYLGEAIDGVTPAQEALDKIAAEHEQIFKDAGLLK
- a CDS encoding sugar phosphate isomerase/epimerase yields the protein MKIGVTQIILGKLTLDETLQLCRDAGYEALELVFSPEGDPNVDMSDDEVRGVKTRCDNAGIEISSAIARYDDRGNFLSRDPTEREAGMKSLRRAIDVAHLVETDAVLLHPGQLPVDGTYEDAWDDFLVSMKEIAPYAEEKGVAVGIENVWNKFLLNPKEAREFVDAVGNDWVGIYLDTANMMFYGYPEHWIRGLQYRIKRVHFKDFVRQQRNFVPLMDGDTDWAEVMKGLRDIGYDRYVIHEVGGDRDVQIEMAKRMKQIVAM
- a CDS encoding Gfo/Idh/MocA family oxidoreductase — its product is MSSFKTPEDIKVGVIGYGGAFNMGRQHLTFMKQAGMTPVAVAELDETRLKVAREEFPGIETYTSVSDMLDKSDVNLVVIITPHNTHAELALQCLRAGRHVISEKPLAITTEECDAMIREAAKQDLLLSTYHNRHWDGCILEALEQIHQRKVIGEVYRIEAHMGGYNRPGDWWRSSKSISGGILYDWGVHLLEYSLQILQSDIVEVTGFAHTGFWADETPWQADTNEDEATAIVRFKNGTWINLTMSSIASAPRKGWLEITGTAGTYILDGGTYEILQIKDGEKVVSSGKNPGHQYDKYYDNIAAHLSTGEDLIITPEWSRRPIHILDLACKSAAVGQTLKAKYA